A window of the Lolium perenne isolate Kyuss_39 chromosome 7, Kyuss_2.0, whole genome shotgun sequence genome harbors these coding sequences:
- the LOC127314988 gene encoding double-stranded RNA-binding protein 1-like has translation MFRTLLQELSQQRGWASPAYTYDCEGPSHMPRFYATVAVNDAQFWADEGSKTVKEAKELAAKVALEHLSALLPPPPQQKPGESRISLVSYRRPCGRKEGFLISKNAGRMQQLQNQHGGTASRCNNVFDAMDTQPPTPTSGKKSDASKIIGNLDKPDTARSTSGGVSFSGIHVNYKSALQTYAQKNGKLLPSYSKIHYGPPHAPQFKSIVTIDGKPFESPQYYRTSKEAESAAAYAAIMSLTQEA, from the exons ATGTTCAGGACGCTGCTGCAGGAGCTGTCGCAGCAGCGGGGGTGGGCGTCACCGGCGTACACCTACGACTGCGAGGGCCCGTCCCACATGCCCAGGTTCTACGCCACCGTCGCCGTCAACGACGCCCAGTTCTGGGCGGACGAGGGGTCCAAAACGGTCAAGGAGGCCAAGGAGCTCGCTGCCAAGGTCGCCTTGGAGCACCTCTCCGCCCTCTTGCCCCCTCCTCCCCAGCAGAAGCCCGGTGAGTCACGAATTTCCCTTGTTTCCTACCGAAGGCCATGTGGTAGG AAAGAAGGATTTCTAATCTCCAAGAATGCGGGAAGGATGCAACAATTACAGAACCAACATGGTGGTACTGCAAGTCGTTGCAACAACGTGTTTGATGCAATGGATACACAACCTCCAACACCAACTAGCGGAAAGAAGTCAGATGCTTCAAAGATAATTGGTAACCTTGATAAACCAG ATACG GCTAGATCAACTTCTGGTGGTGTTTCTTTTTCTGGCATCCATGTTAATTACAAGAGTGCGTTGCAAACTTATGCTCAGAAGAATGGCAAACTGCTGCCTTCGTATAGCAAAATCCATTACGGTCCACCTCATGCACCGCAGTTTAAGTCAATAGTGACCATAGATGGGAAACCATTTGAAAGTCCACAATACTACCGCACCAGTAAGGAGGCGGAATCTGCGGCTGCATATGCGGCTATCATGTCCTTAACTCAAGAAGCGTAA